GAGGGCAAGATTCTCTATTGGGGGCTTTCGGAGGCGAGTGTGGAAACAATCCGCCGCGCTCATGCGGTATTCCCGGTCACTGCTGTGCAGAACGAGTATTCCATGTGGTACCGGCAGCCGGAGCAGGAGCTGCTTCCTGTTCTGGAGGAATTAGGGATTGGGCTTGTGGCCTTTAGTCCGCTGGGGAAAGGGTTTCTCACCGGCGCAGTCACAAAAGATGCTGTGTTTGCAGAAAACGACATCCGCCATTCCATCCCACGCTTTAATGATCCTGATAATCTGGCCGCCAATCAAAAGCTGGCGCAGGCGCTTTCCGACTTTGCAAAAGAGCGGGAACTGGCCCCGGCCCAGATCGCCCTTTCCTGGCTGCTCTATCAGAAGCCGTGGATTGTCCCGATTCCCGGCACCAAAAAGGCGGACCGTTTACAGGAGAACATGAGCGCCGCCTATGTGGAACTTACAGAAACAGATAGGAACAAATTGAACGAAATGCTCGCTGGAATTGAAATTGTTGGCGCGCGGTATTCCGCCGCGCAGGAGAGCATGACAAACCGATAAGGAGGTTTTCAAAATGAAGAAGGTACTGCTTTTAACAGGAGCCGGGCAGATCGGCATGGCAATCGCCCGCAGGATGGGCTACGGCATGAAAATTGTCCTCGGAGATAAAAACCCGGAGAATGCCCAGGCGATTGCAAAGGTCATGACAGACGCGGGTTTTGATACGGCGGCAATGGAAATGGACCTGTCCAGCCGCGATTCCATCAAGGCTATGATTGCCGAGGCACAGAAGTACGGCGACATTCAGATGCTGGTCAATGCCGCCGGGGTTTCCCCCAGTCAGGCCCCCATTGAGGCGATTTTGAAGGTGGACCTCTATGGCACCGCCGTGCTGCTGGAGGAAGTGGGCAAGGTCATCGCGCCGGGCGGCGCGGGCGTCACCATTTCCAGCCAGTCCGGGCACCGCATGGCGCAGCTTACCGCCCAGCAGGACGCGCTACTTGCCATAACGCCCACAGAGGAGTTGCTGAGGCTGGAAATGCTCCAGCCGGAGAACATCCGCGACACCCTCCACGCTTATCAGATGGCGAAGCGCTGCAATGAAAAGCGCGTCATGTCCGAAGCGGTCAAATGGGGCGAACGGGGTGCCCGGCTCAATTCCATTTCTCCTGGTATTGTCGTGACGCCGCTGGCGCTTGACGAGTTGGGCGGCCCCCGCGGGGACTTTTATAAAAACATGTTTGCCAAGTGCCCTGCCGGGCGCCCCGGCACGGCGGATGAGATTGCGAATGTGGCGGAACTGCTCATGAGCGATAAGGGCGCGTTTATCACCGGCGCGGATTTTCTCATTGACGGCGGCGCAACAGCCTCCTACTTCTACGGCCCGCTGAAACCGGAAGCCTAAACGCAGATAAATATTTCGCTTCGCTGTATAGCAGACGGGTGGAAAGTTTAGCAAAAACAATCAAACAAGAGAAAGGAATGATATTCATGAGCAGAACATGGCTAATTACCGGTGTCTCCAGCGGATTCGGTTTTGAAATGACAAAGCAGCTTCTGGAGGTTGGCGACACCGTAGTTGGAACGGTGCGGAACACAAAAAAGGTGGAGGAATTGATCGTTCAATATCCAGATGCCTTTGATTGCCGGATCCTTGATGTGACCGATGTGCCGGCCATTCATCGGCTGGTGGCGGACGCTTTCCAAAAACATGAAAGGATTGACGTGGTAGTTTCCAACGCAGGCTACGGTCTTTTTGGCTGTGCTGAGGAATTGTCCGACGAGGAGATCAATCACATCATCGCTACTAACCTCACCGGCTCCATTATGCTGATTCGGGACAGCCTGCCGCATCTGCGGGCACAGGGCGGCGGACGGATTATCCAGATGTCCACTTATGGCGGGCAGGTTGCTTATCCGGCCAACTCCATGTACCATGCCACCAAGTTTGGCATTGAGGGCTTCTGCGAGGCTGTGGCCCAGGAAGTAGCGCAGTTTGGTATTGGAGTCACGCTGGTGGAGCCGGGCGGCGCGAGAACGGAGTTCCGCTACGGCAGCGCCAAGGTCGCTAAACTGATGCCGGAGTATGAAAGCTGCCACGGTTTCCTCAATATGCTGGACGCCAGCAAGGGCCTTGCCCCCGGCGACCCGGCGAAGATGGCCCAGCGCATCATCGAGAGCGTGGAGAAAACCCCTGCGCCCCTTCGCATGGTATTGGGTTCGCAGGCGCTGGGAGCCACCATCGACAGGCTGGAGGAGCGTGTTGCAGATTACAAAACGCAGACGGAGCTTGCCGCCTCGACGGATATTATCTGAGAACTGAGAGGCTTGCGGCTTTAGCTGCAGGCCTCTTTCCGCCTTACAAACAAGTAAATAAGGAGAGTTTATATGAAAAAAATCTTTACCGCTCTGCTTGCAGTTATGATGCTATTTACCCTGGCCGCCTGCGGCAGCACCAATACAGGCGGTGAATCTGCAAGTACCAGCACACCGCAAAGCAGTACCCCTGAAAGCACCGCCGCGCCCGATAGTACGCCTTCTGAGTCCACGGAAACATCCCAACCCTCTGAAAGTGAGGATATTCAACCAGCCGAAGAAGAATCGGACAGCACCCGCATTCTGATCGCCTACTTTTCCCGCGCCGGGGAGAACTACAATGTGGGCGTGATTGAAAAAGGCAATACAGCAATCATTGCGGAAATGATTGGAGAGCAGACTGGCGGCGACCTGTTCCACATTGAAACCGTTACCCCTTACCCGGAAAATTACCGCGAGTGTACCAATGTGGCGCAGCAGGAACTGCGCGACAATGCCCGCCCGGAGCTTAAGGCCACAGTAGACAATTTTGAAGATTATGACGTGGTGTTCCTCGGCTACCCCAACTGGTGGGGCGATATGCCCATGGCGGTCTACACTTTCCTGGAGAGCTATGATTTTTCCGGCAAAACCGTCGTACCCTTTGCTACGCATGAGGGCAGCGGCCTTGCCTCCACAGAAAGCAGCATTGCAAGCGCCTGTTCCGGGGCCGAGGTGTTGGGCGGTCTTGCCATCCGTGGCTCTGTTGCGCAGAACTCCCAGGCAGAAGCAAATGAATCCGTCGTCAACTGGCTGCGGGAAGCCGGGTTTATCGACTAACATCAAGAAAGGAATTTATGCGATGAAAAGAATCTTATCCGCCGTTTTAATGCTTACCCTTGCGTTTTCCCTGGCGGCTTGCAGCAATAATACACAGCCGGAAGAAACACCCAATTCCACCCAATCTGAGGGGAATACATCCCCCAGCAGTGAATCAACCAGTGGAAGCGAAACAGTGGAACCTGACAGCACCGATGATCCGGCTTCCAGTGAAGGGAATGTTTTGATTGCCTATTTTTCCAAAACCGGCAATACGGAAACCATTGCCAATATGATCGCCGGGCAGACTGGCGGCGAGTTATTCAAAGTGGAAACCGTCACCCCTTATCCTGAAGATTATGATGAAACCGTTGATATTGCCCGCGAGGAGCAGGACAACGACGCCCGCCCGGAGCTTTCCACCCATGTGGATGATATGAGTCAATATGACATCATCTATCTGGGCTACCCCAACTGGTGGGGAACGATGCCGCAGGCCATGTTTACCTTTTTGGAGGAATACGATTTTTCCGGCAAGACCATCGTACCGTTCTGCACCCACGGCGGCAGCGCGCTGGGCAGAAGTGAGGGCGATATTGCCACCCTTGTACCGGGTGCCACCCTTCTTGACGGCCTTGCGGTAAGCGGCTCCCGTGTGGATGACGCGCAGGCTGACGTTGAGGAATGGCTGAATAGCCTTGAATTGGAGTGAACTTATGAAATTACATAAAAAAATTGTATCAATACTTTCCATGATATTAGTGGTAACACTGTCCGCCTGTTCGGGTGGGACGGGGAATGAAGAAAGCAGCTCTGCGCCGCAGAACCTGGAACAATCAGAAATCACATCGGAAGTCCCAACAGAACTGGAAAGCGAAGCCTTTGATCTCGGCGGCCCATTGGTTCGCCTGACATTTGAAGGCGGCGAGGCGATGGTGCGGCTGAATGATAATGCCGCCGCCCAGAGCTTTGCCGCGCAGCTTCCCATGACGCAGACCTTTGAGGACTTCAACAGCATCGAAAAAATCTGTCGCCTTCAGGAAGAACTTACAACAGAGGGTGTGGAGTCCGGTGTTGACCCCGCTGTGGCTGATATTACGCTGTATGTTCCGTGGAACACTCTTGTGTTCTATTATGAGGATTATGGCTTCAATGACGACCTGATTCCCATGGGGCGGGTGGAAAGCGGAATGGAACTTCTGACCGCTATGGGAGATGAATTTGAGGTGACGATGGATCTGGCGGACGAGAATAAGGCGGAGGCAGCAGAGCCTTCGGCGGAAACGACGGAGATCAGCCTGACAGCCGGCGACACGGTTATTACCGCCACGCTGGATAACAGTGAGACAACACAGGCTTTTCTTGCCACACTGCCCCGCACGCTGACAATGAATCATTATGGCGGGCGCGAGTATTATGGCCGGATTGAAGCGCTCCCAGAAAACGGAGAGGCGATAGCCGACTTTGAAAACGGCGATGTGACCTATTACCCGGCAGGCCCTTCCTTCGCAATCTTTTTTGCTGGGGCGGACAGCTCCAGTCAAGGCGGGCTGATCCGCATGGGCAAGATCACCTCAGACTTGTCCGTGTTTGGTACACTGGGCGATTCCGTGGAGATGCGGATTGAACTGGCAGAGTAAAAGAAAGGAGGCGGCGAAGTGACCGGCAAACGAAAATTTCAAATCTTTGTGGACTTTGCTATGGCGGCGCTTCTGCCCGTCTTAATGGCCTATTCGCTGCTTGGAGAAGCTGTCCACGAATGGGTGGGAGTTGCGATGTTCTCGCTGTTCCTATTTCACAATGCACTGAACTGGAAATGGTACAAGAACCTGTTTGGGGGCAGACACAGCAGCGTTAGGCTGCTGGGAACCGCAGTCAATATCCTGATTCTCCTGCTGATGCTTTCCCTTATGGCAAGCGGCATCGTCATGAGCCGTTATGCGTTCCAGTTTCTTGCCATAGAAGGCGGTGCTTCGCTTGCCAGAACCGTGCATTTGGCAGCCTCCTACTGGTGCTATGTGCTGACCTCTGTTCATTTGGGGCTGCACGGGGGAATGTTTCTGGGAATGCTGCGAAAGGCATTCCACATGGAAAAGGCATCCCAAAAACGACGCGTTGTTTTGCGCATCGTCGCTGTATTGCTTTCCGCCTACGGCATCTATGCTTTTATTCAGCGGGGTTTAATCGGTTATATGCTGCTGCAAATCCAATTTGTCTTTTTTGACTTTTCAGAACCGCTTGTCTTTTTCTTTCTGGATTATCTGGCAGTTATGGCTCTGTTTACCCTTTTGGGCTATTATGCCGCAAAACTTCTGGCAAAAGTGAAAAGCAACCCGAAAAAGCCTTGACTTGATGCAGAGCAGGCTTTTCCAGCCCATTGATTTTATAGAAGCAAGGAGTGACAAATCATGAAAAAAAGATTCCTTCTCATACTTATGGCATTGTCCATGCTGACCTTTTTATTTACAGGCTGCGGCAGCACCGGCGGTAGCCAAGAACTCTCCGCGCCATCGGAGTCTGCGGCAGCGTCCTCTGCCCCAGCCACAGAGGAGCCAACACCATCACAAGGAGATTCAACTATGAAAAATACACTTATCACCAATAGCGGGGCAGAAATTTCTCTTTCCTCGCTGGAACATTATACCGAAGCTGAAAATGCACCGGTGGTCTACTATCTTTCTGAAATATCGCCGGAGGCCATGGTGAAGATATACAATGCGCTCCAGTGGTCGCCCACCGGCAAAGTGGCGGTGAAGCTCTCCACCGGCGAGCCGCCGGCTTCCAACTATCTGCGCCCGGAGTTAATCAGGGATTTGGTGCAACTGGTGGACGGCACCATTGTGGAGTGTAATACCGCCTATGGCGGAAGCCGCGCCGCCACCGCCATGCACTACCAGGTGGCGAAGGATCATGGCTTTACGGAGATTGCCGAGGTTCAAATTCAGGATGAAAATGGCTCGATGACGCTTCCTGTTGAGGGCGGCACCGTACTTTCGGAAAACTATGTGGGTGCGGCTTTTGCCGATTATGAAAATTATCTTGTCCTGTCCCACTTCAAAGGCCACGCCATGGCAGGCTTTGGCGGCGCGATCAAGAATATCTCCATCGGGCTTGGCTCCAGCGAGGGCAAGAGCTGGATTCACTCCGGCGGCACCACGCGAAGTGGTTTCGGCGGCGACCAGGATGCCTTTCTGGAGGCAATGGGCGACGCGGGAAAATCTGTATCCGATTATCTTGGCAAGGGGGAGCGCATTGTTTACATCAATGTGATGAACCGCCTCTCCGTTGATTGTGACTGCGACGGGAACCCTGCCGAGCCGGATATGCACGACATCGGTATTCTTGCCTCCACCGATCCGGTGGCGCTGGACCAGGCGTGCATTGACCTGGTATATGTTTCAGAGGGCCGGGACTCTCTTGTGAACCGAATTGAGAGCAGAAACGGGCTGCACACGCTGGAAAATGCGGAGGCGATTGGCCTCGGCAGCCGTGCTTACCGGTTGGTGGAACTGGATGATTGACACACTGAGCCGGGAGGGAATTTACCTTTGGTACTATTTCAGTATTCAGTTGGAACAGATATTCCCTTACTGGATTCTGGGCATGGTGCTGGGGTCTGCGGTGTCGGTTTTCTTGAAAGACCGTATCCACAATACCTTTCGCTCCCTGGGTGAAAAGAAGCTGGGCGTATTCGGCATCTTCATCGCAAGCGCTTTGGGTATTGCCTCGCCGCTCTGCATGTATGGCACAATCCCCATTGCCGCCTCTTTTTCCAAGAGCGGTATCAAGGATGACTGGCTGGCGGCGTTCATGATGAGCAGTATTCTGCTGAACCCCCAGCTTATCCTTTACAGCGCGGCGCTGGGACAGACAGCCCTCATTGTGCGGGTCGTGTCCTGCTATCTGGGCGGCGTCTTGGCCGGGCTTTTGGTGCGGGCCTTCTACCGCAAGAAGTCCTTCTTCAATTTCAGCGGCTTTGACGAGCCGAAAAGCCGCGATACCGACCCCAATATTCTGCTGCGATTTCTAAAAAACCTTTGGCGTAATGTCAGAGCGACCGGGCTGTATTTTTTTATCGGTATTGTGCTGTCTGCGGTGTTCCAGCGCTATGTGCCCGCTGAGGTCATGACGGATGTGTTCGGTGGAAACGAAGCCTGGGGCGTTTTGATGGCGGCGACCATTGGGGTGCCGCTCTATGCCTGCGGCGGAGGAACAATACCGCTTTTGCAGGCATGGCTCTGGGACGGCATGAGCCTGGGCAGCGCGGCGGCGTTTATGCTTACCGGGCCGGCCACCAAAATCACAAATCTTGGCGCTGTCAAGATCGTGCTCGGTATCAAGCGGTTCCTGCTCTACCTTGCCTATGTCATGCTTTTTGCACTTGTGACCGGGTTGGCTGTAAATCTGTTCCTCTGATTTGTGAATACAGGCACGGACACAAACACTATCAATTTTTGCGGAAGGAGGCGTGGGATGAATAATACTGTTCTGGCAATCGGGTACAGCGCGAACGATCAAGACAAAGAACGTACCTATTGGAAAAACTATGATATAGAGCTTGATTTTGCAAGCGACATATCGAGCGCTGTAGAAAAATTGCGGCATACCAACTATATCAGAATCTCCATTTGTTCCGGGGAACTTTCTCACGCCTTCCTTGAACTGCTCCGAAGCAGCCAGGCCATTCTGTGGAAATTTGTGATTTTCGATATATCGGAAAATGGAAGGCAAGCTGACGAAAGATTCTTTATCCAACTCAACGAAGGCAAAAAAGAGGAATGGCTTCAATCAGTCCTTGAAGGACAAACAAACAGCGTTATTTTGACTCATTCTCCAGGCTTCTCCCGAATGCCGGGTTTTGAAAATGACGCAATACAGCCCCTTACGGAAATCAGGGAAGGCGCCTTATACTTTTGTTGGGAACAGCGGCTTGTCAGCGTGCATGGACAGATCATAGAATTGGCCGCCAAAGAATTTGACATTCTCGCGTTGCTTATCAGCCATCCACGGCGTGTGTTTACCTACGAGATGATTATGGATCTCGTTTGGAAGGAGGACTACACCTACTATTCCCGCAAAGCTGTTAACAACCATGTCAGTAACTTGCGCAAAAAACTGAAAGTGGCTCCAGATGTGCCCGATTACATTAAAAGCGTACACAGCGTAGGATATAAATTCATGCCATAACCGAATATGTTTCAGAAAAGCCGCCACGGTTTGCAAACCGTGGCGGCTTTGTGAATTTTCTATGAATTTTTGCAGAAAGGGGGCATCGTTTTGCCCCCAAAATGTACGGAATAGTAGAAGGACATTTTTCTGTCCGTCAGGAAAGGAGGCGAACAAAATCAGCGAACGAATCCCCGTCATGAACTACCCGCAGTACCGCCGCGCGCGGAAGCTGGTGCGCGAGTGCTGCAACTACGTGGGTGGCAACTGCATTGCTTTGGATGATGGAGAGGAATGTGTCTGCATCCAGAGCATTTCCTGCTCTCTTCTGTGCAAGTGGTTTCAGGCCGCCGTCCTACCGCTGGACAAGGGCTTGGAAACCGCGTTGCTGTTCCGAGAGGAAATGAAGCGGTGCGCCGTCTGTTCCCAGCCTTTCCTCCCCGGCTCCAACCGGGCTAAGTATTGCAAAAGCTGCGCTGCCAAAGCTCACCGGCAGCAGAAAGCCGCCAGCGAACGTCGAAGGAGAGCCAGCCGCGACAGTCCCCCGGAAAAAGGGGACGACCATGGACTATTAGAGGCGGAAAAGCCCTGATTTCATGGGCCTTTCCAGCACCCCTCGAGGGCTGGGAGGCATAAACCCCCTCCGCCCCCGTGAAAACGCCTTCCTAATTGTCCACGCCAGCCTTAGTTCACCGTGATTGGTTTCTCCAAGATTGGGTTTTCAGAACGCGGCAAAGCAGACGGTCTGGAGGTTCCATTTTGCGGCTTTCAGAGCGCGGCAATCCCGACGCTCCGGCAGCCCGAATGCAGACGGAAATAAAAGAGAAATAAGTCAAAGAGAAGATAGAAAAATAATCAATCAAATCAATCCGATAGATGGAAAGGATGGAATTATGCACAGCAATCTTTCTCCTTTAAAGAACGACACTCCGATGCCGCCTATCTGCCGTTTCCCCGCTTCCTCGTTCCTTTGGGTATTTCAAATGACGCAAAGCTGCTCTACGCCCTGTTGCTGGACCGTGCGAGTCTCTCCAAGGGAAACGGCTATTTGGATAAAGACGGGACCGTACGCCTCTACTTCACTGTGGAGGAAGCGAAGGACAAGCTTCAGCGAAGCCGCCAGGTGGCGACGCGGGCCTTTCAAGAACTGGAGCGGTGCGGCCTGATTGTGCGCCGCAAGCAGGGCTTGGGCAGGCCGGCGAAAATCACTCTGAACGTACCTGCCACCGCGAAGAAGAGAGGCAATGGGGATGCCAGATAAAAAGGAGCTGCTTGGAAAGCTGGATCCAGCCGCCATGGAGCGCGTCTCCCGTTATTACAGGGATGGGGCCTTTGAATTTGGCCTCGATACCGAAGGCCATACCGTGCGCGAAGGCAACACCGTCTACCATATCCTCCCGCGTTTTGCGGAGCCGGGCGCGGAGAGTGTAGTAAGCAAGCTGCGCCGGATTATGGAACGAGAATTGAAGGAAAACGAATGAAAGGGGCTGCAAAAGTTCAATCGGAGCGTTACAATAATGGCAGCCGTTCACTTGGCTGCCAATCCCGTTTACGGGAGGAAAGGAGCTGTTTATGAATCAGCAGCCAGACAAGATTACAGCACTGTATTGCCGTTTGAGTCAGGACGACGCCCTGGACGGCGAGAGCAATTCCATCACCAATCAAAAGGCCCTGCTGTCCAAATATGCCGCCGACCACGGATTCAAAAACACCGTGTTTTTCGTGGACGACGGGTACAGCGGCACGAATTTTAACCGCCCCGGCTTTCAGGAGATGATGAAGCATGTGGAGGACTACGGCGTGTCCGCCTTGATCGTCAAGGACCTGTCCCGGCTGGGCCGGGAGTATTCCTATATGGGCCGCTTGCAGGATTTCATCTTTCCCGCCTACGACGTGCGCTTTATCGCCATCAACGACGATGTGGACAGTGCCAAAGGGGAAAACGACTTCGCGGTGTTCAAAAATGTCTTTAACGACTACTACGCCAAGGATACCAGTAAGAAAATCCGGGCTGTAGTCAAACTGCGTGGCGAGGCTGGGGAGCACATCGCCAGCAACCCGCCCTATGGGTATGTCAAGGACCCACTGGATAAAAAGAAATGGGTGGTGGAC
This is a stretch of genomic DNA from [Clostridium] hylemonae DSM 15053. It encodes these proteins:
- a CDS encoding SDR family oxidoreductase, with product MKKVLLLTGAGQIGMAIARRMGYGMKIVLGDKNPENAQAIAKVMTDAGFDTAAMEMDLSSRDSIKAMIAEAQKYGDIQMLVNAAGVSPSQAPIEAILKVDLYGTAVLLEEVGKVIAPGGAGVTISSQSGHRMAQLTAQQDALLAITPTEELLRLEMLQPENIRDTLHAYQMAKRCNEKRVMSEAVKWGERGARLNSISPGIVVTPLALDELGGPRGDFYKNMFAKCPAGRPGTADEIANVAELLMSDKGAFITGADFLIDGGATASYFYGPLKPEA
- a CDS encoding winged helix-turn-helix domain-containing protein, which translates into the protein MNNTVLAIGYSANDQDKERTYWKNYDIELDFASDISSAVEKLRHTNYIRISICSGELSHAFLELLRSSQAILWKFVIFDISENGRQADERFFIQLNEGKKEEWLQSVLEGQTNSVILTHSPGFSRMPGFENDAIQPLTEIREGALYFCWEQRLVSVHGQIIELAAKEFDILALLISHPRRVFTYEMIMDLVWKEDYTYYSRKAVNNHVSNLRKKLKVAPDVPDYIKSVHSVGYKFMP
- a CDS encoding flavodoxin, coding for MKKIFTALLAVMMLFTLAACGSTNTGGESASTSTPQSSTPESTAAPDSTPSESTETSQPSESEDIQPAEEESDSTRILIAYFSRAGENYNVGVIEKGNTAIIAEMIGEQTGGDLFHIETVTPYPENYRECTNVAQQELRDNARPELKATVDNFEDYDVVFLGYPNWWGDMPMAVYTFLESYDFSGKTVVPFATHEGSGLASTESSIASACSGAEVLGGLAIRGSVAQNSQAEANESVVNWLREAGFID
- a CDS encoding SDR family oxidoreductase is translated as MESLAKTIKQEKGMIFMSRTWLITGVSSGFGFEMTKQLLEVGDTVVGTVRNTKKVEELIVQYPDAFDCRILDVTDVPAIHRLVADAFQKHERIDVVVSNAGYGLFGCAEELSDEEINHIIATNLTGSIMLIRDSLPHLRAQGGGRIIQMSTYGGQVAYPANSMYHATKFGIEGFCEAVAQEVAQFGIGVTLVEPGGARTEFRYGSAKVAKLMPEYESCHGFLNMLDASKGLAPGDPAKMAQRIIESVEKTPAPLRMVLGSQALGATIDRLEERVADYKTQTELAASTDII
- a CDS encoding DUF4405 domain-containing protein; its protein translation is MTGKRKFQIFVDFAMAALLPVLMAYSLLGEAVHEWVGVAMFSLFLFHNALNWKWYKNLFGGRHSSVRLLGTAVNILILLLMLSLMASGIVMSRYAFQFLAIEGGASLARTVHLAASYWCYVLTSVHLGLHGGMFLGMLRKAFHMEKASQKRRVVLRIVAVLLSAYGIYAFIQRGLIGYMLLQIQFVFFDFSEPLVFFFLDYLAVMALFTLLGYYAAKLLAKVKSNPKKP
- a CDS encoding cysteine-rich VLP domain-containing protein — its product is MNYPQYRRARKLVRECCNYVGGNCIALDDGEECVCIQSISCSLLCKWFQAAVLPLDKGLETALLFREEMKRCAVCSQPFLPGSNRAKYCKSCAAKAHRQQKAASERRRRASRDSPPEKGDDHGLLEAEKP
- a CDS encoding flavodoxin, coding for MKRILSAVLMLTLAFSLAACSNNTQPEETPNSTQSEGNTSPSSESTSGSETVEPDSTDDPASSEGNVLIAYFSKTGNTETIANMIAGQTGGELFKVETVTPYPEDYDETVDIAREEQDNDARPELSTHVDDMSQYDIIYLGYPNWWGTMPQAMFTFLEEYDFSGKTIVPFCTHGGSALGRSEGDIATLVPGATLLDGLAVSGSRVDDAQADVEEWLNSLELE
- a CDS encoding aldo/keto reductase translates to MKKRILGKSGLAVSAIGLGCMGLSQSYPPFPDRNESIVLIRRAIEMGENFFDTSELYAVYQNEELVGEALEPFRDQVVIATKFGWNIQGGKVLGLDSSPAAIRKAVDGSLKRLRTDHIDLYYQHRVDPKVPIEEVAETMKELKKEGKILYWGLSEASVETIRRAHAVFPVTAVQNEYSMWYRQPEQELLPVLEELGIGLVAFSPLGKGFLTGAVTKDAVFAENDIRHSIPRFNDPDNLAANQKLAQALSDFAKERELAPAQIALSWLLYQKPWIVPIPGTKKADRLQENMSAAYVELTETDRNKLNEMLAGIEIVGARYSAAQESMTNR
- a CDS encoding permease, producing MEQIFPYWILGMVLGSAVSVFLKDRIHNTFRSLGEKKLGVFGIFIASALGIASPLCMYGTIPIAASFSKSGIKDDWLAAFMMSSILLNPQLILYSAALGQTALIVRVVSCYLGGVLAGLLVRAFYRKKSFFNFSGFDEPKSRDTDPNILLRFLKNLWRNVRATGLYFFIGIVLSAVFQRYVPAEVMTDVFGGNEAWGVLMAATIGVPLYACGGGTIPLLQAWLWDGMSLGSAAAFMLTGPATKITNLGAVKIVLGIKRFLLYLAYVMLFALVTGLAVNLFL
- a CDS encoding replication initiator protein A, which codes for MGISNDAKLLYALLLDRASLSKGNGYLDKDGTVRLYFTVEEAKDKLQRSRQVATRAFQELERCGLIVRRKQGLGRPAKITLNVPATAKKRGNGDAR
- a CDS encoding DUF362 domain-containing protein; this encodes MVKIYNALQWSPTGKVAVKLSTGEPPASNYLRPELIRDLVQLVDGTIVECNTAYGGSRAATAMHYQVAKDHGFTEIAEVQIQDENGSMTLPVEGGTVLSENYVGAAFADYENYLVLSHFKGHAMAGFGGAIKNISIGLGSSEGKSWIHSGGTTRSGFGGDQDAFLEAMGDAGKSVSDYLGKGERIVYINVMNRLSVDCDCDGNPAEPDMHDIGILASTDPVALDQACIDLVYVSEGRDSLVNRIESRNGLHTLENAEAIGLGSRAYRLVELDD
- a CDS encoding cyclophilin-like fold protein — translated: MKLHKKIVSILSMILVVTLSACSGGTGNEESSSAPQNLEQSEITSEVPTELESEAFDLGGPLVRLTFEGGEAMVRLNDNAAAQSFAAQLPMTQTFEDFNSIEKICRLQEELTTEGVESGVDPAVADITLYVPWNTLVFYYEDYGFNDDLIPMGRVESGMELLTAMGDEFEVTMDLADENKAEAAEPSAETTEISLTAGDTVITATLDNSETTQAFLATLPRTLTMNHYGGREYYGRIEALPENGEAIADFENGDVTYYPAGPSFAIFFAGADSSSQGGLIRMGKITSDLSVFGTLGDSVEMRIELAE